Proteins found in one Neomonachus schauinslandi chromosome 1, ASM220157v2, whole genome shotgun sequence genomic segment:
- the UTS2B gene encoding urotensin-2B yields MNKILSATLCFGLLTLLSVMIFLELVHGRPYLIQGNELFPDKEDTNREELLLALLNKNFDFQRPSNIDRELANKLEELNQVRKLKEQFMEAKDAEISYAIDGLSSSHPNKRACFWKYCV; encoded by the exons ATGAACAAGATCCTTTCAGCCACTCTTTGTTTTGGACTCCTAACTTTGTTATctgtaatgatttttttggaaTTGGTGCATGGACGGCCATATCTGATCCAAG GAAATGAATTGTTTCcagataaagaagatacaaatcGTGAAGAACTACTGCTGGCTCTACtgaataaaaattttgatttcCAAAGACCTTCTAACATTG ATAGAGAACTGGCTAACAAATTGGAAGAACTTAACCAGGTGAGAA agCTAAAAGAGCAGTTCATGGAGGCAAAAGATGCTGAGATATCCTATGCTATAGATGGTCTATCTTCTTCCCATCCAAATAAGCGAg cCTGCTTTTGGAAATACTGTGTCTGA